In Gossypium arboreum isolate Shixiya-1 chromosome 6, ASM2569848v2, whole genome shotgun sequence, the following are encoded in one genomic region:
- the LOC108485237 gene encoding uncharacterized protein LOC108485237, with the protein MNEWFTEYLRTNLTVQQPPSLVPQPAPDMPPEFVVLADREHKAEELNKEKKQAEIEARTSSKRFMGKSQSSASKKSKKYHDHSTTSVGYSGRDRSSQRSNLRYPAPSVASAGSVGNPKPKCKYCNKLHFGECCMRSGACFTCGSLDHFLRDYPKKPEKDTIQTSSVTPFTRI; encoded by the exons atgaatgaatggttcactgaATATTTGAGAACAAATCttactgtacaacaacctccctcTCTTGTCCCTCAACCGGCTCCTGATATGCCACCAG AATTCGTTGTACTGGCTGATCGAGAacataaagctgaagaattaaataaagaaaagaagcaGGCAGAGATAGAAGCCCGAACTTCAAGTAAAAGATTTATGGGCAAGTCACAATCATcggcttcaaagaaatcaaagaaatatcATGATCATTCTACCACATCTGTGGGATATTCTGGGAGAGATCGAAGCTCTCAACGTTCTAATCTGAGATATCCGGCCCCATCAGTAGCAAGTGCAGGAAGTGTCGGTAACCCCAAACCTAAATGCAAATATTGTAACAAACTACATTTTGGGGAATGTTGTATGAGAAGTGGGGCATGTTTTacatgtggttctcttgatcattttctcaGAGACTACCCGAAAAAGCCTGAAAAAGATACTATTCAAACTTCTAGTGTAACACCTtttacccgtatctga